Genomic window (Dyadobacter fanqingshengii):
ATCCGCAGGGAACAATGTGGGTAGGCACTTATAGTGGTGGAATCAATGTCATGGACCATGAGCTATTGAAATTTGGATTATATAAAACCAACACGAACGATCCGGAAAGCCTGAATAACGACAATGTCCTGACCGTCATGGAGGATTTTGAAGGAAAAATATGGGCCGGAACGGACGGGGGTGGCATCAATGTGCTGGACCGTAAGACCAATCAGATTACCCACTTTACGCATGATCCCGACAGGGAAAACAGCATTGCCAGCAACTACATCATTACGATGTGCGAAGACAATGCGCACGATATCTGGATAGGAAATTATAAAGGTGGTTTGAGCCTGTACGACAGGAAAACGGCCTCATTTCGGAATTTGAACAAAAGCGATAATCCTGCCTCCGCAATTTATGCCAACATTCACGTGATGACCAACGACGAAAGCAGGCATTGTCTGTGGCTCGGGACGTCGAGAGGATTGCTGAAATACGACAAAGTCTCGGGCAATGTGAGTGAATACAGGGCCAACGCCAATGTTCCCGGTTCGATCAGCAGTGATCTTATCCTGGCCGTTTTCGTGGATTCTGAAAAAAAGCTATGGGTAGGAACGGAGGGGAGCGGATTGAATTTATATGATGAAAAAAATAACCGGTTCACCACATTCAAATCTGATCCCAGGCAGGTTAAAAGTTTGTCCAACAATCAGGTAAACGCAATATATGAGGACAGGAATGGGCAGATTTGGGTCGCAACCAGCGGCGGCTTGAACCTGTTTGACAAGAAGAACGGAACATTTACACACTATAATAAATCCAATGGTCTGCCCAATGATGTGATTCAGGGAATCACGGAAGATGGTCGTGGGCTGCTTTGGGTAAGCTCCAATAAAGGGCTGTCGCGTTTTAATCCGAGAACAGCTGAATTCAGGAATTTTGATTTTAGTGACGGGTTGCAGCAAGGCTCATTCAACCGGATGTCGTTATTCAAAAATAAAGCTGGAGTAATATTCATAGGAGGGCAGTATGGACTCAACTTCTTCCACCCGGACAGTCTCAAATACAATACATTCATACCACCGGTTTTCATCACCGATTTCCAGATTTTTAATCAGCCGGTCAACAATCTTGATAAAGATGCCCCTATCGACAACCAGATCAGCGCAGCCAAAGAAATAACCGTTTCCTACGCGCAATCCATGCTTTCCTTCGAATTCACCGCGCTGAATTACACATTGTCAGAAAAAAACCAATATGCCTATCAACTGGTCGGATTTGACAAAGACTGGATTTACAGCGGCACAAACAGAAAGGCGACTTACACCAACCTTGATCCCGGGCATTATGTTTTCAAGGTGAAAGCTTCAAACAATGATGGCGTCTGGAACGAACAAGGAACGAGCATTATCCTGCATGTGACACCGCCATTCTGGAAAACGATCTGGTTTCGGACGCTGGCCATATTATGTGCTGCAGGAGGAATTTACGCCGTTTATCGCTGGCGGGTAGGAGCCATCAAGCGACAAAAAGATCTGTTGCAAATGCAGGTTGAGGAAAAGGACTGTGGAAGTGATCCGTCAAAAGCATGAACTTGAACTGCAATCCGCAGATCTGCAAATAATGAACGCCCGTTTACAGGGCCAGCATGAAAGGGAACTGCTGGCAAGACAGGAAGCGGAAAAGGCCAATATGGCTAAAAGCGTGTTTCTGGCGACAATGAGCCATGAGATCCGTACGCCCATGAACGGAGTGATCGGGATGGCGCTGCTGCTCGCGCAAACGCCTATGAATGAGGAACAAACGGAATATACAGACACCATTATCAAGTGTGGCGACAGCCTGCTGACGGTGATTAACGACATTCTGGATTTCTCGAAAATCGAGTCTGGAAACATGGAACTGGAAAGGATCAGTTTCAACCTTCGGGACTGCATTGAGGGTGTTTTGGATATATTTTCTTCCAAAGCGGCTGTGATCGGGCTGGACCTCGTTTATCAGATCAGTCCACAAGTTCCTAACCAGATCATTGGCGACAGTCAGCGGCTGCGTCAGATCCTCATCAACCTTGTCGGAAATGCGATCAAATTCACGCACCAGGGTGAAATTCTGGTGATTGTGAAGCTTGTCAAATATATGAGTGATGATGAAATTGAGATTAATTTTCAGATCAAAGACACGGGGATAGGCATTCCGGCCGATAAGCTCGACCGGCTTTTTGTTGCATTTTCACAAGTTGATTCCTCGCATACGCGCAAGTATGGGGGAACGGGGCTGGGTTTGGTGATCAGTCAACGACTTGTAAATCTCATGGGCGGGGAGATTAGCGTGGATAGTGAGCCGGATAAGGGGACAAGCTTTCACTTTTCTATTCTGGCGGCGGTCAGTCATGAATCTCAGCGCCAATATGTGCATTTCAACACCACAGAAAACGACGGGAAAGCAGTTTTGGTTGTGGATGACAATGATACCAATTTACGGATTTTCCACGCGCAGATGGAGCAATGGAAACTGGTGCCCACACTGGCGTCATCGGGAAGGCAGGCGCTGGAAATCCTGGATAGCGGCGCAAAATTTGACCTGATCATCACCGATCAGCAAATGCCGGAAATGGATGGGGTCAGCCTGGCCGCAAAAATAAAAGAACGCTGCCCGGCAGTGCCCATTTTCTTATTGAGTTCGGTAGGCGACGACAGACGCAGGAATTTCAAGGATTTGTTCGCAGCTATTCTGACCAAACCGGTTAAGCATCAGCAGCTCGGTCAGCTCATTCAGATGGAACTTAAAAACCAGGGTGATTCACTCCGGCAGATTTTGCCGCCTGTGCAGTCGCCGCTTTCGGAGGATTTTGCTGTTCAGTATCCATTGCAGATCCTGATAGCGGAAGACAATCAGATCAACGAAATGCTGTTTGTCAGGATACTTGGGAAATTGGGTTACAGCCCGATTGTGACGCGCGATGGCGTGGAAGTCGTTGCCAGAACATATTCCGAAAAATTCGACGTGGTTTTCATGGACGTCCAGATGCCCGAAATGGATGGATTGGAGGCCACGCGCCGCATCCGCAAACAGCAGATCGACCAACCCTACGTCATTGCCATGACTGCCAACGCCATGAAAGAAGACCGCGAAGAGTGCCTCGCTGCCGGCATGGACGACTACATTTCCAAACCACTACGCTACGACGATATCACATCTTCCCTGAAACGGGCATACATGGCTTGTATTTCGGCGGAGTAGCAAGCGAATTTGTAGGAAGCTTGTTGTCTTATCGGGTTTTTATGTTATTTTTGTAACGGTTCTGAATCTCGGCTTGACCGGGGTAGTAGGAGCCCTCCGGGGTGCTGCAATGCTCCCCTTTTTTTATGCCTG
Coding sequences:
- a CDS encoding ligand-binding sensor domain-containing protein; translation: MRKTFTFFFILLYSVTHSFSQNRNAIFLHLTTGQGLSQNNVTCIAKDKRGFMWFGTQDGLNRFDGYKFTVYRNDPQNPQSISHNYIHTIFEDRQGRLWIGTDDGGLSRFDSDKGTFTNYLHKAGDNNSIVNNKVHAIDQDKSGNIWLGTVGGGVSVFNPEKNTFRNYSSNPKISGSLSHNVVSDVTVDRNGTVWIATGGGGLNKFNAATNSFLHYKSNSGNAASLSSNDLNEVLEDSRGRLWIATEGGGLNLLNPDTGTFTTFKHQDGQPAGLSHNDVISLEEDKKGKLWVGTRNGGINILQENNEFIHYKYDKNDVAGLNNGSIYAMFCDPQGTMWVGTYSGGINVMDHELLKFGLYKTNTNDPESLNNDNVLTVMEDFEGKIWAGTDGGGINVLDRKTNQITHFTHDPDRENSIASNYIITMCEDNAHDIWIGNYKGGLSLYDRKTASFRNLNKSDNPASAIYANIHVMTNDESRHCLWLGTSRGLLKYDKVSGNVSEYRANANVPGSISSDLILAVFVDSEKKLWVGTEGSGLNLYDEKNNRFTTFKSDPRQVKSLSNNQVNAIYEDRNGQIWVATSGGLNLFDKKNGTFTHYNKSNGLPNDVIQGITEDGRGLLWVSSNKGLSRFNPRTAEFRNFDFSDGLQQGSFNRMSLFKNKAGVIFIGGQYGLNFFHPDSLKYNTFIPPVFITDFQIFNQPVNNLDKDAPIDNQISAAKEITVSYAQSMLSFEFTALNYTLSEKNQYAYQLVGFDKDWIYSGTNRKATYTNLDPGHYVFKVKASNNDGVWNEQGTSIILHVTPPFWKTIWFRTLAILCAAGGIYAVYRWRVGAIKRQKDLLQMQVEEKDCGSDPSKA
- a CDS encoding response regulator, giving the protein MNARLQGQHERELLARQEAEKANMAKSVFLATMSHEIRTPMNGVIGMALLLAQTPMNEEQTEYTDTIIKCGDSLLTVINDILDFSKIESGNMELERISFNLRDCIEGVLDIFSSKAAVIGLDLVYQISPQVPNQIIGDSQRLRQILINLVGNAIKFTHQGEILVIVKLVKYMSDDEIEINFQIKDTGIGIPADKLDRLFVAFSQVDSSHTRKYGGTGLGLVISQRLVNLMGGEISVDSEPDKGTSFHFSILAAVSHESQRQYVHFNTTENDGKAVLVVDDNDTNLRIFHAQMEQWKLVPTLASSGRQALEILDSGAKFDLIITDQQMPEMDGVSLAAKIKERCPAVPIFLLSSVGDDRRRNFKDLFAAILTKPVKHQQLGQLIQMELKNQGDSLRQILPPVQSPLSEDFAVQYPLQILIAEDNQINEMLFVRILGKLGYSPIVTRDGVEVVARTYSEKFDVVFMDVQMPEMDGLEATRRIRKQQIDQPYVIAMTANAMKEDREECLAAGMDDYISKPLRYDDITSSLKRAYMACISAE